Part of the Equus caballus isolate H_3958 breed thoroughbred unplaced genomic scaffold, TB-T2T haplotype1-0000016, whole genome shotgun sequence genome is shown below.
ctctggtcaatacctccagtactttgttgaataggagtggcgagagtgggcatccttgtcttgttcctgttctcagagggatggctttcatgTTTtcgccattaagtatgatgttggctgtggtttgtAATATATGGCCTATATTGTGTTCAGGTACTTTcattcaatacccattttattgagagtttttctcataaatgggtgttgcatattgtcaaatgttttctctgcatctattgagataatcatgtgatttttattcctgattttgttaatgtgttgtatcacattgattgatttggggacattgaaccatccctgtgtcccttgaatgaatcccacttgatcgtggtgtatgattcttttaaggtattgctgtattcggtttgccaatatgttgtggagaatttttgcatctgagatcatcagtgatattagcctgtagttttcctttttcgtgttgtccttgtctggtttttgtgtcagggtaatattggcctcatagaatatattaggaagtgttctatcttcttcagtttttcagaatagtttgagaagaatacgTACTAAATCTTtcttcaatgtttggtagaattgtccagagaagccatctggtctggaatttgtttttttgggagggttttgattactgtttcaaactatgtacttgtgatttgtctgttcagattatttgttcttcttgattcagttttggaaggttgtattagtctaggaattgatccatttcttctaggttatcaaatttgtgggcatatagtttttcatagtattctcttatagtcctttgtttttcatagtattctcttataatcctttgtatttctgcagtatctgttgtaatttatcctctttcatttctaattttatttatttaagtcttctattttttttcttggtgagtttttctaagggtttgtcaatgttgtttatctcctcaaaggaccaggtcttagtttcattgatcctttttactgtatttttagtctctatttcatttatttctgctctgatttttattatttccctcctcctgctgactttggtctttgtctctttttctttttctagctctgttaagtgcattttaagattatttatttgattttctttgcttgttgaagtgggcctgtattgctgtgaattcccctcttatgactgctttggctgcatcccataagagttggtatgttgtattttcattttcatttgtctccaggtattttttaatttcctctttgatttcttcaatggcCCAaaggttgttcaatagcatgttgtttagtctccacatatttctgactttcccagttttgttcttgtagctcatttctagcttcatagcattgtggtcagaaaagatgattgggatgatttcagtcttcttgaatttattgggGTTTGCCTTGTTACCCATCGTATGGTctgtctttgaaaatgttccatgggcacttgagaagaatgtatattctgctgttttttgatggaatgctctatatatgtctaataagtccatctggtcaagtgtttcatttaaatctactatttccttgttgtgttgactttttgtctggacgATCTGTCCATTGAAGTAGGggaggtgttgaggtcccctactattgctgtgttgctgttaatttctccctttaggtctgttaatagtttctttatgtactttgctgCCTCtttgttaggtacatatatattaataagtgttatgtcctcttggtggaatgtcccctTTGTGATTGTATACCGcccccctttgtctctcattgtcttttttaacttgaggtctgctttgtctgataaaagtatggcaacacctgctttattttgttgatcattagcttggagtattgtcttccatccttcaCTCTAATGATATGTTTGTCTTTTTAGCTGaggtgtatttcctggaggcagcatattgtttggtcttgttttgTTTAATCCATCGAGCTTTTGATTGTGAGTcactgtcttttgattggagagtccagtctatttacatttagagagattattgttatatgagggcctactgctgccattttatctcttgttttctggttgttctatgttttcactgtttcttttcctttgtattcctgACTACAATTTCATTTGGTTGGCTTTCTGAGAGGGACTTCTGAGTTATCTCtcatttttgtgaattgtggccctgctcagattttttttttagtggttactgtgaggattgtatgaaagatattgtagatgagatagtccattttcttatagcctcttatctccattaacttAGGCaagttccttccctttcctctccccttctgagtaattgctgttacatATTGTTCTGCTTTtagttttgtgagtttgtggctaatctgaagtgtttatcattacttttgatgctttctttccctttctcttttaagttgtaattgagtctttgcctccctgttctAGTAGAaagctgcaggtttctgatcatgtctgtctatttatctccttgctcagagctttgtaaaccattgtctttttgtttcaggtaggacaGCTCCCTCCACCATTTCTTGTAAAGCACTTCTAggggtgatgaactccctcagctttcatttgtctgggaaagcttttatttctctattgtatctgaaggaaagttttgctggatagagtattcttggctgaaagattttgtctttcagtattttgaatatatcattccattctctcctagcctatagggtttctgctgagaaatccactgaaagcctggtaTGATTTCCTTTCtagattgttttcttctgccttgctcctcctaatattctttctttatcccaaacttttgccatttttacaactatatgccttggagagggtctttttgcattgataaagttgggCATTCAATTaacttcatttatctgtaaatctgaaaccatcctcatgtttgggaagttctcagaaattatttctttgaacaagctgtctgctcctttctctccctgggatatctataatccttatgttgcttttcctaatttgagttgcatttaaaaaaaatgaagaattccttcatttaaaaaaaaatcttagttcaatttcctccttctcctgtagaatttttatcctcaagaagactaattatttcttccataagatcaattctatttcttaattattctagattattatttattacaattgtgtttttcatatctagaatttctggggtttttttatagtttcaatctctttggtgaagagattcattttattactgAGCTCCTTGaactgtctttcatattttcctgtaAGTCATTGAGTTTGCTTAtcatggctgttttgaattctctgttgttTAGGttgtatttctgtgtcttcaatGTTAATTCCTGGAGaattgccattttccttctgatctgagTTGTTgttgcagtttctcatggtgtttgatgaagtattcttttgtcagggcatttgtggtattcttaggacaCAGATTCGCCTTGTTACTGCCAGGGTGGAGCAGGGGCAGTGTTTTTGGCCCAACTCCATCTGCCAGAAGCTGTGGGGATGTTATGGGTGCTTTCCCCAGCGTGGGATGTGttcaggcacttgtgtggactgtcctCCTTGGGCGGGGCTTCCTCACTAggctagggccactctttggtGCCTCCTGGGTGCTCtgagctcccctccccaccaaaaagTGATCACCAGTGGGTTCAAAGTTACTGCACCTATTCCTGCAACTGCCCAAGACATGTTCCCTCTTTGGGAGTGCAGCTGCACCATGAGTACTCACACGTGCCTTGGAAGTGTTTGCCCCAGTGCAGAAATCTACTGAGGACCCTGTTTATGATCTGCAATCTGCTGGGCCACTGAGATTTGCTGGCCTGTTTTCCCTGCTGGAACCCAGGCTATGGCTGTTCCTTTATAGCACAGGGGCACGGTGGGCTCCCTCTCTCCACTGGGAGAGCAACCACTAGCGTGGCTAAGGGTTATTGCCTCCTCCTGGTCCTTTTACGGTTGCCCTGCTGTGTATTCCCACTTTGCAGACACTTGCATCAGGTTGGAAAGCGTTTGTGTGCCTGCACAGGGTTACGGGGGTGGGGCAGGTAGTGCTTACTTATCTGTGCTACTTCCCGgggggccagtccatccaccctcagatgtatagctgcatgtgtctctcaggtgtcctgctGTCCTGTGTGGGCTTCCTTTGTTGGTCAGTGAGTGTTCATTaattgtagttcaaaagggggagagatgAAGGGAACATCTCACTCAGCcgtgttgctgacatcactccaggTTTCATGTTAAGGTTTAAGGTTCATTTTGAGACAAGGTTTACATATGGTACAAAGAAGGATTCAATGTCTCTTTGTTGTGGCATTAGGCTATTCTACATCATTAAACAGAAACAAAGACTGTCTTTCCTCTAAGGATTTTCCTTAGaaactttgtgaaaaatcaattgaGTATATTGTATGAATGCATTTCTGAAGACTGTATTCTGTTCCACAAATTTAGATGGCTATCTTTTCATCAATGCCACGCTCTCTTGAATATTACTGCTTTGTGATCAATCTTGAAAACAAATTATACAAGTCTTTCAAcactattcttatttttcacaactgttttgattacctcagttcctttgcattttcatagaaATTGTAGAATAACCTTATCATTTCTCCAAAAATGCTTCTAGAATTTTAGCTAATGTTACTTTGAACATATAGATCATTTGAGATTGCATTTAATTAATAGATACTTTGTTCACAATTGACTTATCTACAgatatcatttttccttctttctttttttcccttcctccctccctccctcttttcctcccttcctttcattcattctttatttctttttcttaacattcAGATTTCAAGACCAACATTCACTAACTAATAATTTTGAGTCTCTGGATTTAGTACTCAGACATCTATGcatttttcacaattttctgaaaaatttcttTAAGTATATTGCCAGGTACTAAACTCTAGATTAGTATATGGGGTCTCCAAGAAAAGACAAGACTCTACAACTTAAAACCCTGTGCTTTATCCCCTTCAGGGCTCTAATATCTAAGGTCCTATTAAATAGAATGTTACAGGCATCTGCATACTGTCCCATCTCCCTCATACTTCCCAGTTATGTGTTCACATCTTATCTCCTCTATTAAACTCTCAATGAGTCTAATTGTATCTCTTAATAAAGTGAGAAGTGTAGCACTTTAAAAGTTATAGTAATCTCTATTAAATAAGAATTCTATTGTAGGTTATGccttcatattatttcattatgtaCATGTTTATAGGATTTTGAGAGAAGTAAACAAGTTATTTTCCCTTGGAAAGGACAGTGGGTATCAGCAAATTTGTCATCACCCCAATGGGACATAGATATTTGGTAACAGAGCTCACACTCTGTCTTGTATCATTAGATTTATTTTCCAGTCCTGTGCATGTTTTCTTTCCACTGAGGGATCATTACATTCCAGAGGGCAAACTTCATTCAtgtaattatttcttattatgtAGTTTATTGTTCCAGAACCATTCAATTGTTTACTatggaaaaaaccaaaactacCTTATTTTTCTGTCCCAGAAGACAATTAGTGTGTTTTCTCCTTGGAGAATCCCTGTGGACTCCAAGACGAACTTGAGAACCTGTTATTAGAGTCCAAGTGCTCAAGATTCACAGCACACCTTAATTGAGTGAGCAGTTCATTTCCACAGGTAAGAGGAAAGTTTTTAAtctcttacaaaatattttagaagctaTAACCTTGAATGTAAAACTTCATTGTATGTTTTAGTATTTGAATCTGAATTATAAATTTCTAGTTAGCttagaattgaattaaaaaatgaattagggAACTCCAGGTAACATAGGAGGGCAAATAGGAGAGATTTCCAAAACATTTAGGTCAATAGAGCTCTAAATCAGAAATTTGCTTTAATTTCCTTGTTGGAAGATAACAGTTAGAATAAAGGTAGTAGGAAAAACTtgctacatttaaaatttaagaaaactattCAATAGAGAGAAAATTAACTATTAGCCAGTCATACTTATATGCCATCGGGGGACCATAGACTTTTTTCCAATGGAGggatataaatgaattttaaatttatttcattagttAGCTAGCAGATCTAGAAAACACttctaagttttgttttcttttgttttaatatcatGGTACTTAAGCTTGAtgactttataaaataattcaaaaacatGCAGATGTTCCCTCGCGTTATTTCTAGGGGATACCCATTTCAGAATTATGGCAGGTCACAATAAGTCTGCAATATCGTCAAGTGGAAATAGCTTAACATGTGGCAACAGAGAAAGCTGCactgaattctggctctgctagGAACTTCTTATGTGAGCTTGGTCAACATATAGGTCTAGctggtcctcagttttctcatctacaaacaGATGCTGAATGATTTAGTTGCAGGTTGCTGTGTGGATTACATAGGATAATGTACACAAAATTTCTACCCTCTACTAGCCACTCAACAATGTGTGGTAGCTACAGCCTTagttttccttctcctcaagcTTGGTGCCTGAAGTCATGTTCTCACGGACATCTGGTACTTTATGTTTTCTGAACGTATGATGGTTGAGGAACTGATATGATTTTAGTTTTCCAGAATTATCATGTTTTGTTAAAAATTcaacatgtatattttctttctagtctctatCTCTTAAAGTGAAATCAgctaaatgtaaacaaaataagtTCTAATTTCCTTAAGTATTAGTTGACAGATATGCCTCTTTGAAGAACATATTGGAGGGAATAAATAAATCCCATGCTTTTTGTCTGTCCTTCCTCAGTTCCCTACAGTGAATTACCCTAATGGGACACAGTTGAGAATAAAATGTATCTTCATTTATAAACCACCTTCTTTCCCTAGAGATAAGATCAGAGCTATCAAGGGCTATAAGAAAACTATCATGGACAAAATTATCAGgggaatttaagaaaacatacaATTATTTTACTGACATTCCCAAAGTCAGAATGTAACGACACAGATGCAATATTAAGTTGCCTCATACCATTTAAGATTGGGATTCACTGGGACTAATCTCATGAGAGTGGTACACTCATTTGTCTGTGAATTTTAAGATGATATAATATGAAGACAGTACATactaaatttaatagaaaataaactaaaaattaaacCAGGTAATTGgctttttgtttaaagattggaagctgaactaacatctgttgtcaatcttcttttttttgcttcttctcccagaagcccccagtacgtagttgtatattctagttgcaggtccttctggctctgctttgtgggacgctgcctcagcatggcttgatgagctgtgccatgtgtgcacccaggatctgaaccagcaaaacccagggccgctgaagcggagactgcaaactgaaccacttggcaatggggctggcccctaaattggCTTTTTCAACATGGCAAATTTAGTTAACaactgaatgaaataatttctttaatttatttatacagGGTAATGCATCCACTTTGACTCAACTTCTGCATCACTGCCTGTTTCTTCACTGCTAAGGATTTCAATACAccatctcagaaaaaaaaaatgagactataTTGagtgggttttattttaaaaaatattgcatttagaacctaaaaatgaaaactgaaatgcCAGGGTTCCCATCAGACATAGATTTATGCATGATCCAGGTGAAGAATATGACTGAAGTTACCACGTTTATATTGACGGGCTtcacaggtgattttgatgtgcaagtcttcctgtttttgctattTCTAGCAATCTATCTTTTCACTCTCATAGGAAATCTGGGATTGATTATATTGGTCATTAGGGATTCCCAGCTGCACAACCCTATGTACTATTTTCTGAGTGTGTTATCATTCTTGGATGCCTGCTATTCTTCAGTTGTCACCCCAAAAATGTTGATCAATTTCCTGTCAGAGAACAAAACTATTTCCTTCCTTGGATGTGCAGCACAGATGTTTTTTTATGTTACTTTTGGGAccactgaatgttttctcttggCTGCACTGGCATATGATCTCTATGTAGCAATCTACAACCCTCTGTTGTATTCAGTTAGCATGTCACCCAGAGTCTATGTGCCACTCGTCATTGCTTCCTATCTTTGTGGCATTTTGAATGCTTCAGTGCACACAGGGGCCGCATTTAGCCTAACTTTCTGTGCATCCAACGAAATTAGATATTTCTTTTGTGACGTCCCTCCAGTCCTCGCTATTTCTTGTTCTGACACTCACACAAACCAGCTTCTAGTCTCCTACTTTACGAGCATTATTGAGATGGTCACTATCGTGATTGTCCTGGTTTCCTATGGTTTCATTCTCTTGGCCATTCTGAGGATGCATTCTGCTGAAGGGAGACAAAAAATCTTTTCTACATGTGGCTCTCACTTAATTGGAGTGTCCATTTACTATGGAACAGTCTTCTGCATCTATGTGAGAACAAGTTCCAGTTACTCTTTGGACCAGGACATGATAGTGTCTGTGTTTTACACCATTGCCATTCCCATGCTGAATCCCATCATCTACAGTTTAAGGAACAAAGATGTAAAAGAGGCAACGAAAAGGGCTTTTGGGAAAAATTGGTTTCTCAATAAAGTATACTCTTCACATTAACTGTTACATTGAAACCAATGAAGATTACTATCCATTGTCTCCATATCAAAAGTTATgatacaagtatttttttttactacatttctgttcttctcaggaattttttttttaatgttatgatagattacaaccttgtgagatttcagttgtacatttttgttagtcatattgtgggtacaccacttccccctttgtgccctccccccaaccccccccatttccctggtaaccaccgatctgatctccttatcaatatactaacttccacctatgagtggagtcatatagagttcgtctttctctgactggcttatttcgcttaacataataccctcgaggtccatccacgttgttgtgaatgggccaattttgtctttttttatggctgagtagtattccattgtgtatggataccacatctttttaatccaatcatcagtttctgggcatgtaggctggttccacgtcttggctattgtaaataatgctgcgatgaacataggggtgcaacggacacttgagatttctgatataaggttcttaggatagatacccagtaatgggatggctgggtcatagggtatttctatttttaactttttgagaaatctccatactgttttccgtagtggctgtaccagtttgcattcccaccaacagtgtatgagggttcctttttctccacaacttctccaacatttgtcgctcttggttttggatgtttttgccaatctaacgggtgtaaggtaatatcttagtgtagttttgatttgcatttccctgatgattagcgatgatgaacatcttttcatgtgtctattggccatattcatatcttcttttgagaaatgtctgttcatgtcctctgcccattttttgatcgggttgtttgttttcttgttgttaagcggtgtgagttctttgtatattatggagattaaccctttgtcggataagtgtcttgtaaatattttttcccaattagtgagctgtttttttgtttcaatcctgttttcccttgccttgaagaagctctttagtctgatgaagtcccatttgtttattctttctattgtttccctcaactgaggagttttagtgtccaaaaagattcttttgaaactgatgtcaaagagtgtactgcctatattctcttccagaagacttattgtctcaggcctaatctttaggtctttgatccattttgagtttattttggtgtgtggtgaaaacgaatggtctattttcaatcttttgcatgtggctgtccagttttccaagcaccatttgttgaagagactttcttttctccattgtaggccctctgctcctttgtcgaagattagctgtccatagatgtgtggttttatctctgggctttcaattctgttccattgatctgtggacctgtttttgtaccagtaccatgctgttttgctcactgtagctttgtagtatgttttgaaatcggggattgtgattccgccggctttgtttttcttgctcaggattgctttagcaattcacgttcttttgttgccccatatgaattttaggattgtttgttcaatttctgtgaagaatgttcttgggattctgattgggatagcattgaatctgtagattgctttaggtagtatggacattttaactgtgtttattcttccaatccatgtgcaaggaatgtctttccatctctttatgtcatcgtcaatttctttgaagaaagtcttgtagttttcattgtatagatccttcacttccttggttaagtttatcccaaggtattttattctcttcgttgcgattgtgaatgggattgagttcttgagttctttttctgttagttcattattagtgtatagaaatgctactgatttatgcacattaattttataccctgctacattgctgtagttgttgattatttctaatagtttttctatggattctttggggtattctatatataagatcatgtcgtctgcaaacagcgagaattttacttcttcgttacctatttggattccttttatttctttttcctgccgaattactctggccagcacctccagtactatgttgaataggagtggtgaaagtgggcacccttgtcttgttcctgtcctcagagggatggctttcagtttttgtccattgagtatgatgttggctgtgggtctgtcatatatggcctttattatgttgaggtactttccttctatacccattttattgagggtttttatcataactgggtgttggatcttgtcaaatgctttctctgcatctattgagatgatcatgtggtttttcattttgttgatgtagtgtatcacgttgattgacttgcggatgttgaaccatccctgtgtccctggtataaatcccacttgatcatggtgtataatctttttgatgtattgctgtattcggtttgccaaaattttgttgaggacttttgcatctatgttcatcagtgatatcggcctgtagttctccttctttgttttgtccttgtcaggtttggggatcagagtgatgttggcttcatagaatgtgttagggagtactccatctttctcaattttctggaacagtttgaggagaataggtattaagtcttctttgaatgtttggtagaattctccagagaagccatctggtcctgcactcttatttttggggaggtttttgattaccgtttctatttccttacttgtgattggcctattcagattctctacttcttcctgattcagtttggggagattgtaggagtctaggaatttgtccatttcttccaggttgttcaatatgttggcatatagtttttcatagtattctcttgtgatctcttgtatttcattggtatctgttgtgatttctcctctctcattcctaattttatttatttgcgatttctctcttcttttcttggtgagtctggctaaaggtttgtcaattttgttaattctttcgaagaaccaactctttgtttcattgatcctttctattgtcttttttgtttcaatatcgtttatttctgctcttatttttattatttccctcctactgac
Proteins encoded:
- the LOC138922889 gene encoding olfactory receptor 5T1-like, which gives rise to MKTEMPGFPSDIDLCMIQVKNMTEVTTFILTGFTGDFDVQVFLFLLFLAIYLFTLIGNLGLIILVIRDSQLHNPMYYFLSVLSFLDACYSSVVTPKMLINFLSENKTISFLGCAAQMFFYVTFGTTECFLLAALAYDLYVAIYNPLLYSVSMSPRVYVPLVIASYLCGILNASVHTGAAFSLTFCASNEIRYFFCDVPPVLAISCSDTHTNQLLVSYFTSIIEMVTIVIVLVSYGFILLAILRMHSAEGRQKIFSTCGSHLIGVSIYYGTVFCIYVRTSSSYSLDQDMIVSVFYTIAIPMLNPIIYSLRNKDVKEATKRAFGKNWFLNKVYSSH